The genome window TAAATGTAATTCTTGTGTTAAATTAATTGAAATGACATTAAAGGATATAGAAGGAATAACAAGTGCTACTGTTGATTTAAACTCAAAATTATTAACAATAGATTTTGATCCAAATATAATTTCAGAAGAAAAATGGATAGAAGAATTAGATAGTATAGGCCATGGAATTGATAGATAATAACTGTGAAAAGTTCTTTGATTAAGTATTCAGAGGACTTTTTTATTTGCATTAATAGA of Cetobacterium ceti contains these proteins:
- a CDS encoding heavy-metal-associated domain-containing protein, encoding MIKTYKLSNVKCNSCVKLIEMTLKDIEGITSATVDLNSKLLTIDFDPNIISEEKWIEELDSIGHGIDR